In Haloarcula rubripromontorii, the sequence ACGTATGAGGGAGACAAACCGCCAGTGTTCACGCTCGTTGATCGCGGCAGCGGTCAGCGATACGTCGTCCCAGCGAAATCCACCGATGAAGCGACCGTGCGACTCCTTCTCGMCAACCACGAGAAGGAGTCGCTGACCGTCTACACGGACGGATTTCGGGCCTACGAWCCACTCGACGATGACGAGAGCTTCCACCGAGAATCAGTAATTCACGGTGACGGCGAGTACGTTGATGAAGACGCACACGTGAACACGTGCGAGAGCCACGCGTCGCTGGCGCGACGGTGGCTCTCGCCGCACCGAGGTGTCTCAAAAGACAAACTGACAGCGTATCTCAGACCGTTCCAACTTCGGCGACGAGTCCTCCGCAAACCGGGACGAGAAGCACTGAAACAGATTATCCGAGAAGTTCTCTGACTCACCAACAATGTACTTCACAAGAGCGATCGGGCTTACGGCTTATCCCTCTTATCACCTCCCACCCGATACGTCGAGTTGCAATGTTCGAAGCAGATCCGCTGACGATGGTCCAGT encodes:
- a CDS encoding IS1595 family transposase, whose translation is TYEGDKPPVFTLVDRGSGQRYVVPAKSTDEATVRLLLXNHEKESLTVYTDGFRAYXPLDDDESFHRESVIHGDGEYVDEDAHVNTCESHASLARRWLSPHRGVSKDKLTAYLRPFQLRRRVLRKPGREALKQIIREVL